The Oscillatoria sp. FACHB-1406 genomic interval GTTAAGCGCCGCGCTGAGTTGATGGATACGGCGGAAGGCGGGAAAATGGTCGCGCTGCTGGGGTTCGATCGCGAAAAACTTCAAGATTTTATTGACAAAACCGATGGTGTTGTGCTAGCAAACGATAACAGCGATGGGCAAGCGGTGATTTCAGGAACCCCAGAAGCAGTAGATGCAGTGGTTGCAAGCGTCAAAACAAAAAAAGCGGTCGCTTTAAACGTTTCGGGCGCGTTTCACTCCCCCCTCATGGCGGAAGCGGCGCAGGAGTTTGCCGCCCTCCTAGAACCCATTCCCTTTAACGATGCTGCCATTCCCGTCCTTTCCAACGTCGATCCCACCCCTTGTACCGAGGGCGCGCAACTCAAAGAACGCCTGGTGAAGCAAATGACGGGTTCGGTACGCTGGCGGGAAATCATGGCAAAGTTGCCGGAATTGGGCGTAGAAAAAGCAGTCGAAATCGGCCCCGGACAAGTCCTAGCAGGCTTGCTCAAACGCGGCTACAGCGCGATCGCGCGCGAAAATATTTCCAGTGCGTCAGACGTGGCAAAGGTGCTATAGACTTGAGCTTTTTCGATCGCGTTCGGGAAAAGACAACTCGGTGGCTCGCAGCCCCGAGCGGAAAGACTTTTACTGGCATTGACTCAGAATCTCCTGGCGAGCATCCTCTCGAGGAGCTCCCCTCAGAACAAGCGCAACGCATTCGCGATCGACTCGAAAGCCTCCCGCTCCCCAACGCCCTTTTAAAGGACGAAATCGCAACCATCGACGATGCAATTGCGCGGTGGCGCTCAAAACCTCACCGCCATTGCAACGCTCTAGCGATTCTCGGAAATTCCGTAGAAGCGATCGCGCACATCGTCGGTACGGGGCTAGAAGAACAACAGCGCGAAGCCAGCCTTTCGATGCGAATCTTGCAGTGGAGCGAACGTCCGTTAGATCTCCACGCGATCGAGAACCGACTCGTGACTCAACTCGGACGCGGATTGCCCCTCAGCGCAGAACGCGCCCCCGAAATCGTCCTCATCCCCAACCTCAGTTGGTGTTTTCTTCGCAGCGCCGACGGACTTGACGGAATTGAATATCTGTGGCGCGCGATCGCGTTCGCTGGCGATCGCTTTGGGATTTGCATTCAAAGACTATGTAAGCTCGGTCATTGCTGGTTTGTTAGCCCTCTTTGAAGCGCCCTATCGCGTGGGCGATCGCGTCAAAATTAAAGACTATTACGGCGAAGTTGTCGGCTATGGTTTGCGGGGAATTCGCTTGCAAACGCCCGATGATAATCTCGTATTGAAAGTTAGCGCGATCGCTAATGCAACATCTCTTTGTATTTTTGTTGCGCTTCGGGACTATCGACAACCAGTTCGACTCGCACTCTAACGTTACCATTGTGTTGATATCGCGCGATCGCGGCTAGCGCTTCTGCGGCAGCTTGGGGGGAACTAAACTCTGCACTGACCGGATAGTGTCCGTCTCTTACCACACCCAGACTTTCATCAAGACCGGCGATTTCTTCTCGACCGAGTTCGATTTCAGCTAAACGTTGAGTCTCAGAACCGACTCGCTCGATAATTAATTTTTCCGATCGCAGGGGAACTTCCACAATGCGAGTTTCAACTTCTTTACGAACCACAACTTCGCCAATCTTTTGGCGATGGCGCTTGACGACTAATCGCTCTTCAAGCAGGGAAATATTATGCTTTTCATCTACTCTCGGCGTTGTCGCGGGTGCAGTAACATCTTCCTCTGTTTTTTTAGAGTAAGGCGGCAAACCTTCAATCTCGGTATGAGACAGCTTAACATACAGCGCTTTTTGACTCGGCTCGACCGTTTGAATATATTGACCGGGCAACCAGACTAATGAAGAATCCCC includes:
- the fabD gene encoding ACP S-malonyltransferase; translation: MTKTVWLFPGQGSQAVGMGADLKDLPAAQAKLARADEILGWSVLDVCRGEESQLARTLYTQPCLYAIASILVDALAEGNLKPDFVAGHSLGEYVALYAAGVFDFESGLRLVKRRAELMDTAEGGKMVALLGFDREKLQDFIDKTDGVVLANDNSDGQAVISGTPEAVDAVVASVKTKKAVALNVSGAFHSPLMAEAAQEFAALLEPIPFNDAAIPVLSNVDPTPCTEGAQLKERLVKQMTGSVRWREIMAKLPELGVEKAVEIGPGQVLAGLLKRGYSAIARENISSASDVAKVL
- a CDS encoding mechanosensitive ion channel domain-containing protein — its product is MLALFEAPYRVGDRVKIKDYYGEVVGYGLRGIRLQTPDDNLVLKVSAIANATSLCIFVALRDYRQPVRLAL
- a CDS encoding DUF2382 domain-containing protein; amino-acid sequence: MNPYEIESDRSPTDLPDALKQNLVGYRVLTPQDLVVGRVEEVVVDRNRHLYLAVSRSADATGDSSLVWLPGQYIQTVEPSQKALYVKLSHTEIEGLPPYSKKTEEDVTAPATTPRVDEKHNISLLEERLVVKRHRQKIGEVVVRKEVETRIVEVPLRSEKLIIERVGSETQRLAEIELGREEIAGLDESLGVVRDGHYPVSAEFSSPQAAAEALAAIARYQHNGNVRVRVELVVDSPEAQQKYKEMLH